The following are encoded together in the Panicum virgatum strain AP13 chromosome 6K, P.virgatum_v5, whole genome shotgun sequence genome:
- the LOC120711605 gene encoding putative F-box/FBD/LRR-repeat protein At5g56810 — protein MGVVTGAKKRRLDEESSNPELAPRGGEDLISRLPNDILTGIIAILPGKDAARTQMLSRRWRPLWCSAPLNLEARVNGGTMVMDVITIYSTLQTHKGPVRRFSLNWSYAYYGHFPVVDSILGSHRLDNLQEFEFELFYNNNCSQNHSVPRSVLRLSHTLRVLSIRSVCDRLQFPMETACMPNFPHLKELTLSTVNIMDSTIHCLLSQCPVLESLVLDGNRGCRRLRICSLGLRSLGVSDSHFSIKGKLEEVIIKNAPLLERFTPRYIQHEGFVIRVIQAPKLKTLGYLSDTISTLELGTMVFQKLVPVSLSNVMRAMKILALNTAPNLDVVIDFLKCFPCVEKLYIVGINQGNFKNVRRYISLECLDLHLKMVEFINYQGDLTDLNFIKFFVLNARVLECIKFVSRRDKCDAKWIKKQHQRLQLYSRASRGVTLDFQADYGACSLVHMKHICDLTKNDPFDRSFCRCRDEEI, from the exons ATGGGTGTGGTGACAGGGGCCAAGAAGCGGAGGCTGGATGAGGAATCCAGCAACCCAGAACTGGCACCTCGAGGAGGAGAAGACCTGATAAGCCGCCTCCCGAACGATATCCTCACCGGCATCATCGCCATCCTCCCTGGCAAGGATGCCGCCCGCACACAGATGCtctcgcggcggtggcgccctcTCTGGTGCTCTGCACCTCTCAATCTCGAGGCCAGGGTCAATGGCGGTACAATGGTAATGGATGTGATTACCATCTACAGCACTCTGCAAACCCACAAGGGCCCTGTCCGTCGATTCTCCCTCAATTGGAGCTATGCCTATTATGGTCACTTTCCCGTCGTTGATTCCATACTTGGATCCCACAGGCTCGACAACCTCCAGGAGTTTGAATTTGAACTGTTCTATAATAATAATTGCTCTCAAAATCATTCAGTTCCACGGTCTGTACTCCGTCTTTCTCATACTCTCCGAGTTCTCAGCATTCGGTCAGTGTGTGACAGACTTCAGTTTCCCATGGAGACTGCTTGCATGCCCAATTTCCCACACCTCAAGGAGCTCACCCTATCCACTGTCAACATCATGGATAGCACTATCCATTGTCTTCTTTCACAATGCCCTGTCTTGGAGAGCTTGGTGCTGGATGGGAACAGAGGCTGTCGTCGTCTCCGGATCTGCTCCTTGGGCCTTCGGAGCCTTGGTGTGTCAGATTCTCATTTCTCTATAAAGGGAAAGCTGGAGGAAGTAATTATCAAGAATGCCCCACTCCTAGAAAGGTTTACCCCACGATATATTCAGCATGAAGGATTTGTTATTCGGGTTATTCAGGCTCCGAAACTGAAAACATTGGGCTATCTAAGCGATACGATCTCCACACTTGAGCTTGGAACCATGGTTTTCCAG AAACTGGTGCCTGTTAGTCTGTCCAATGTGATGCGTGCTATGAAGATTTTAGCCCTTAACACCGCTCCTAATCTGGATGTTGTTATTGACTTCTTAAAATGCTTTCCGTGCGTGGAGAAACTATACATCGTG GGAATCAATCAGGGAAACTTCAAGAATGTACGGCGATATATTTCACTTGAGTGCCTTGATCTACATCTCAAGATGGTGGAATTTATTAACTATCAAGGAGACTTGACAGATTTGAACTTCATCAAGTTCTTCGTATTAAATGCTCGAGTGCTAGAATGTATAAAGTTTGTCTCCCGTCGTGACAAATGTGATGCAAAATGGATTAAAAAACAACATCAGAGGCTACAACTTTATTCCAGAGCTTCACGGGGCGTTACCCTTGATTTTCAAGCTGATTATGGGGCATGTAGTTTGGTACACATGAAGCACATCTGTGATTTGACTAAAAATGATCCCTTTGATAGATCATTTTGTAGATGTCGTGATGAGGAAATATGA